The following proteins are co-located in the Salvelinus fontinalis isolate EN_2023a chromosome 41, ASM2944872v1, whole genome shotgun sequence genome:
- the LOC129840750 gene encoding ankyrin repeat and SAM domain-containing protein 3-like: MSVPQDLLPDGSPLIGAARLGKLRLVRLLLEGGAQVNERNPGGETPLLAECKALRGEPTGPGTLKLLRYLLDNQADPNAQDRSGRTALMYSCMERAGAQLASTLLSAGADPSMEDYSGASAMVYAINAQHQPTLQVLLDACRAKGRDIIIIITTEMGVSGGPVTRRYLNVLPSPDASPVTCMSPSDIIIKTGSPNSLEGENVFNFRGPGKRGSGSSSRFSPCELSPVDQSCIPPPRQRQWSEPWLAIHNLARLNKVYQEGRRERKVEEEGGEEGGKGEKGSLQHDFKKERREKAELEEEVGDDKESQSVHLYHKEISSGASCSLLFPTEEHLSQAAQSRLSPERRLAPGGSTLDLYKEHPSTQTALHCRGGSNLIGGDPMTRKCSVDRLPPCFPSPWQGARRNTLPSLTPAPPLLHLPPLSCYESHLQVPPLGLPVAGLGMVCRTQLPSSPLSPTPPLSLPFKAIFRPGFLPSLPLSTSSVSALLLSTSSSSSFVPALPPSSGRSPRRHSIQLEPLRGVRPYVSCCGVCSYL; the protein is encoded by the exons atgTCGGTCCCCCAGGACCTCCTGCCAGACGGCAGTCCCCTGATTGGAGCAGCAAGGCTGGGGAAGCTTCGCCTCGTTAGGCTGCTCCTAGAGGGGGGTGCCCAGGTCAACGAGAGAAACCCAGGAGGAGAGACTCCTCTCCTGGCAGAGTGTAAAGCCCTGAGAGGGGAACCCACCGGACCTGGAACCCTGAAACTGCTCAGATACCTACTAGACAACCAG GCAGACCCTAATGCCCAGGACCGGTCAGGCCGTACAGCTCTGATGTATTCCTGTATGGAGAGGGCTGGAGCTCAGctagcctctactctcctctcagcTGGAGCTGACCCCAGTATGGAGGACTACTCTGGAGCTTCAGCTATGGTCTACGCTATCAACGCACAGCACCAGCCTACACTACAG GTGCTGCTGGACGCATGTCGCGCCAAAGGCcgtgacatcatcatcatcatcactacggAGATGGGTGTGAGCGGAGGGCCGGTGACGAGGCGCTACCTGAACGTTCTGCCGTCTCCCGATGCATCACCTGTCACCTGCATGTCACCCTCTGATATCATCATCAAGACGGGCTCACCTAACTCACTTGAGGGAGAGAACGTGTTCAATTTCAGAGGACCag GTAAGAGGGGGAGTGGCAGCAGCAGCAGATTCTCCCCATGTGAGCTGAGTCCAGTGGACCAGTCCTGTATCCCCCCTCCCAGACAGCGACAGTGGTCTGAACCATGGCTAGCTATTCACAATCTTGCTCGACTTAACAAGGTCTaccaagagggaaggagggaaaggaaggtagaggaagagggaggagaggaaggaggaaagggagaaaaGGGTTCTCTTCAGCACGACTTTaagaaggaaaggagggagaaggcCGAGCTAGAGGAAGAGGTGGGAGATGACAAGGAGAGTCAATCTGTCCATCTCTACCATAAGGAGATATCTTCCGGGGCCTCTTGTTCTCTCCTCTTTCCTACAGAGGAGCACCTTTCCCAGGCAGCCCAGAGCAGACTGTCCCCTGAGAGGAGGCTAGCCCCTGGAGGTTCCACCTTGGATTTATACAAAGAACACCCCAGTACTCAAACTGCTTTACATTGTAGAGGGGGATCTAATCTCATCGGAGGCGACCCAATGACCCGGAAGTGCTCCGTGGACAGACTTCCTCCCTGCTTTCCCTCTCCCTGGCAGGGGGCTCGTAGGAACACCCTCCCATCCTTGACTCCAGCTCCACCCCTTCTTCATCTGCCTCCCCTATCATGTTATGAGTCTCACCTACAGGTCCCGCCCCTTGGCCTACCTGTTGCAGGTTTAGGTATGGTGTGTCGGACGCAGCtgccctcctcccctctttctcccactccccccctctctcttccctttaaAGCAATATTTAGACCAGGCTTTCTgccttctctacccctctctacctcttccgtttctgctctccttctctccacctcctcctcatcctcctttgttcccgctctccctccctccagtggGAGGTCACCTCGACGTCACTCTATCCAGCTGGAGCCGCTGAGAGGAGTGAGACCCTATGTTAGctgttgtggtgtgtgtagttACTTGTAA
- the LOC129840504 gene encoding scaffold attachment factor B2-like, which produces MAPCIDSLPPLAFTNRRPIPTMLHPPSLLAIRAQDAQRFIVFSYFVPAECPVAAEAIADVCTGKREDLSTDTHLSSMLHRYLPHFFNDDSIPPQQTVEGTTEVSVATVAKSNIKEEDRFYPFSLPPLAQRFIGNSFNVPETSQPAVSATECRVAKEATAGTATVKTENRWADRSLPSVLPPCLPSVFDDNFMPPEQTVEDAYEVSGATENTSGTATVDGVDRSAAKCPVPMLPPSLPPVFHIDYKLPGSAVEGTNKCPVASETANDVSTHLKEDMAADQSPPDPAALPPSLPCIRESDHKLTTKEQKEDATESSLATEIDVDTSIVQGEDLLGDKSPAPRLPPSLSHILDNDHKQPEETIEGATECSVSTEASVVNREDPSAATRLPSVLPSSLPLVFDNDYKLPEEAVEDTCPVASEAAASVSTVLQEEVSADISPPAPAVLPLRLSCTHSTDHKQLWETVEDNTEWSVDTEATDVIYTWNEKSPSVLPCLHHNNDHQLPEETVEDNTECSVDTEASAVASTVKREELTGDKSPVLALPPSLACIHDKDHKEAEQKVKGTSEEVDLCPHAHQLVPDVTLTLATHNDEPRTWTLEEAKDYWTDIELESEERSVKEEVRPREGWKRGADCAHSKSSNGMFSSERAETILGRVGFLVRNHMQKIPFLKNTKLNKKLKDDEKERKGMKNKEKEKIKREEKEMNEREKEQEKVMKAEEKREKLEQKKREKERKEEERAEKKRLEGLMKIHNDMMKDRIKKEKKCSEELKKREKAQAEFLEMERKIQEKEEKKREKMRKEERKRLEKKKKSQLEVELRG; this is translated from the exons ATGGCTCCCTGTATTGACTCCCTCCCACCGCTGGCTTTCACCAATCGGAGGCCTATACCAACCATGTTGCATCCCCCCTCTCTATTGGCCATACGCGCTCAGGATGCACAGCGGTTCATTGTATTTTCATACTTTGTCCCTGCTGAGTGCCCAGTTGCCGCAGAGGCCATTGCAGATGTATGTACTGGTAAAAGAGAGGACTTATCGACAGATACACATCTTTCTTCAATGCTGCATCGATACCTGCCACACTTCTTTAACGATGACTCCATTCCACCACAGCAGACAGTAGAGGGAACCACTGAGGTCTCAGTTGCTACAGTGGCAAAATCTAATATCAAGGAAGAGGACAGATTCTATCCTTTCTCCCTCCCACCACTGGCTCAGCGGTTCATTGGCAATTCATTCAATGTCCCGGAAACCTCCCAGCCTGCTGTTTCAGCCACAGAGTGCCGAGTTGCCAAAGAGGCCACTGCAGGCACAGCCACTGTCAAGACAGAGAACCGATGGGCAGATAGAAGTCTTCCTTCAGTGCTGCCTCCATGCCTGCCATCAGTCTTTGACGATAACTTCATGCCTCCAGAGcagacagtagaggatgcctaTGAGGTCTCAGGTGCTACAGAGAACACTTCAGGCACAGCTACTGTTGATGGAGTGGACAGATCAGCAGCTAAATGCCCTGTCCCAATGCTGCCTCCAAGTCTGCCACCTGTCTTTCACATTGACTACAAGCTGCCAGGGTCGGCAGTAGAGGGAACCAACAAGTGTCCAGTTGCCAGTGAAACAGCCAATGATGTGTCCACTCACCTCAAAGAGGACATGGCAGCTGATCAAAGCCCTCCTGACCCTGCAGCACTGCCTCCAAGCTTGCCATGTATCCGAGAGTCTGACCACAAACTGACCACAAAGGAGCAAAAAGAGGACGCCACCGAGTCCTCCCTTGCCACAGAGATCGATGTAGACACATCCATTGTCCAGGGAGAGGACCTGTTGGGTGATAAAAGCCCTGCTCCAAGGCTGCCTCCAAGCTTGTCACACATTTtggacaatgaccataagcagCCAGAGGAGACGATAGAGGGCGCCACTGAGTGCTCAGTTTCCACAGAAGCATCAGTTGTTAATAGAGAGGATCCATCGGCAGCTACACGTCTTCCCTCAGTGCTGCCTTCAAGTCTGCCACTTGTCTTTGACAATGACTACAAACTGCCAGAGGAGGCAGTAGAGGACACGTGTCCAGTTGCCAGTGAAGCAGCCGCTTCCGTGTCTACTGTCCTCCAAGAGGAGGTTTCGGCTGATATAAGTCCTCCTGCACCCGCAGTACTGCCTCTAAGGCTGTCCTGCACCCACAGCACTGACCACAAACAGCTATGGGAGACAGTTGAGGACAACACAGAGTGGTCAGTCGACACAGAGGCAACTGACGTCATTTACACTTGGAATGAAAAAAGTCCTTCAGTTCTGCCATGCCTCCACCACAACAACGACCACCAACTGCCAGAGGAGACAGTTGAGGACAACACAGAGTGCTCAGTTGACACAGAGGCAAGTGCAGTTGCATCCACTGTCAAGAGAGAGGAACTGACAGGTGATAAAAGCCCTGTCCTAGCACTTCCTCCAAGCCTGGCATGCATCCATGACAAGGACCACAAGGAGGCAGAGCAGAAAGTGAAGGGCACTAGTGAAGAGGTGGATCTCTGCCCTCACGCTCACCAGCTGGTCCCAGATGTTACCTTAACTCTGGCAACCCACAATGATGAACCCAGGACCTGGACCCTGGAAGAGGCAAAG GATTATTGGACAGATATTGAACttgagagtgaagagaggagcgtcaaggaggaggtgagaccgagggagggatggaagcgTGGGGCGGACTGTGCCCATTCCAAGAGCTCCAATGGAATGTTTTcatcagagagagcagagaccatCCTGGGAAGAGTGGGCTTTCTGGTCAGGAACCACATGCAGAAAATCCCATTTTTGAAGAATACGAAACTGAATAAGAAGTTGAAAGatgatgagaaagagagaaaggggatgaAAAACAAGGAGAAGGAGAAAAtaaagagggaggagaaagagatgaatgagagagagaaagagcaggagaaAGTCATGAAGgctgaggaaaagagggagaagttagaacagaaaaagagagagaaggaaagaaaagaGGAGGAAAGGGCAGAGAAAAAGAGGTTAGAGGGGCTGATGAAGATACATAATGACATGATGAAAGACAGGATTAAGAAAGAGAAGAAGTGTTCTGAGGagctgaaaaagagagagaaagctcaAGCTGAGTTcctggagatggagagaaagattcaagaaaaggaggagaagaagagagaaaagatgaggaaagaggagaggaagagactggagaagaagaaaaagagcCAGCTGGAGGTGGAACTGAGAGGGTGA